tggccagtttctggtcaaaggacatttagtataattccaagtttttaactttgtttgtgtttttaaaataaattacaactgtaccctcaatttgcttctgacacaataaatacataaaaataaatagaaaataaccTTTGTACAGAATGCATTTGTGACCAGCACCAATCGTACAAAGTATAATTACATGAGATATACATAATTTTGTAGATCACTGTCTCTGTCAACATACCAATTCAAAAGGCACACACGTCCCTAAGAAGCCAAATTACCTGGTTCAGAAAAAGTATCGCTGATGTCATCATCTTTGTCATCTTCATAGTCATCCTCCTCTTCATCATTTTCAGACAATTCATGCTCACTTCCGAAGCCCTCATCGTGGTCTTCATCATCtacatcctcttcttcttcttcctcttcctcttcctctgcctcAGCTTTGCCAGCTTGCTCACCCAAAGCATCGGTGACAAAGAGGGAGTAATTGTGTTCTTCTTTCTTCTGTGAAGGATCGGAAACAGATGTGCTGGCAGAGATGCTGCTGTCCTCTACAATATGTTCTGGAGTTTCTTGAGGTGGAGTGAGAAGCAAAGCTTGAGTCTCTTTAAAAGGCAACACAGGAGTAGTGGGAGTCTGAAGGGAGTCATTCACTTTCCGCTCTTGCTTCTTTGCTACAGCTCCACAGTAGCAAGTGTTTTCTTTTGCAGCATCAGAATTGGCCTGGTTCATGGCAGACCTGATCTGGTGGGCTGGGTTTATCTTTACTTTTGCCTTTTTCACATAATCTTTACATTCTACATGAATGTTCACCTTCTCATTGCTGTACACATTGGTCTTCACCATGATTTGTGTGCTTGGATTAGGTTTGCTTGCTTTTTGGGAAAATTCTGATAAAGGTGTCTCAGCCTGTGCAGTTTTTGATGAGCAAACTGGAGCTGCTGCTCTGGTTGCGATTTTCTTCATTGGCAAAGAAGTCAACTGAGTTTGTTTTACGCTGAACAGCAATTCCGGGTAGCACAGTGGATCTGAGACCGGCTGTGAATCCTCACTGTTGAGCTGTGCCAGGGTTGGAGTTTTACTTATCACTTCTTCATCCTGATATGGGCTTGAAAAATCATCAAGGCCCAAATAGTCCACCTCTTTTGTTCCCCAAATGTCACAGCTGGTTAACTTGGTATACTTTGTCAAATCCTCAGAGTAAGTGTCCCATTGTTCCCAGTTTGCAGGGAAAGATGGTTCAGTGTCTAGGATATCTGTGAAAGACTCTAAGTTCTCAAGATCTTTGCAGTCCTCCACAGAAAAGAGGTTGTCCCTGGAGCTTGGCTGGTAATCCATTCCTCTGTCCTGTAGGCACATTAAAGAAGGCAGTTACACAGCAGCACATTTAATTTATCCCCCTACCCTCCAGCCCTAGCGGCATTTCTCAAAGGTTAATGTATCAGTGAAATTGATCATGCATACCTTCAAAACTATAAATATCTAGCAGGAATAATCCAAATGTAGTAATAAAAATACTTATAAGGCAGTAAGCCCCACCACCACTCCAACTAAACAGTATGAAGTCTGCTCAGCAGGTCCTTACTAGAAGGTATTTCAAAGATCCTTTTTTAGTGTTTCTGTCAGTTTTTCATTGTCGAGAGGCTTCTGTCATTGTGCTGATTAATTCAGCCTTCCTCAACCAGTGATTAAATTcaacagaaatgaaaaaaaaacaaacaaaaaaaacactttGCTGGATCTTGAGAAAGTGAAAGCTATGCTGTACACAGTAAAAAGAAAGTAAAAGTAGCTTACCAATTCATACATGAAGTCTGGGTCAGAACTGTTGGCCAAGAGATCTGTGCTCATCAGAGTCTGCTCTGAAAACATGTGGCTTCGAAAGGCATCTCCAAAAGGAGGATCCATTCCACTCACACTAGGCTAAAGCAAAtgataaaaataatttgaaatgtaTCACACTTTCTTTATTCCTTTAAGAACAAGAAGCTTAAAAAAACCTATTGCATAGAAGAAGACATGCATACAATTCGGCTGTGGTTTTTATGCCAGAAAGTTGTTGCACTGGAACAAAGTGCTAAGATTTACACCTGGCCTTGACTACTTTGCTTCAGCCAATGGCCTCAATCCTCTTCACAAATTGGATTTCAGTCCTTAGGCtgaaaaatatccccccccccccaatccctcaAAAGCAATACCTGCCAATTGTAAATACTGTTGTTTTGTGTAAGCTGTAAGGTCAAGTCACCCTGGAACCACTTCTGGtcgcaacctggggatcacaaccagttacagtgaagacatctgcccttgcgctttgctactctgctgctgagtatgcatgcccagtatggaacatatctcaccatgttaaaacagtggatgtggctattaatgagacatggtgcattatcacaggctgtctgaGCCCTACACTGTTGGAGAAATTATGCTGTctagttggtattgcaccacctgacatctgtcgggaagtagcagccaataatgaaaggatcaaggcagtgacatctccgacccatcccctgtttgggtatcagctagcacgccaacgccttaaataatgaaatagttttctaagatctacagaggtacttcagcaagcgagagtccaaaagtggcagactaaaacctagcacctcaatccatggctgattccaaatgagagactccctcctgggcacatagaagactggacaacttggaaggcgctgaacagaccgctCTGGCGCCATgggatgcagaaccaaccttaagaaatgggactataaagtggagtccacaatatgtgagtgtgaagaagagcaaaccacagactacctattacaatgcagcctgagctctgccacatgctcaatggaggactttcttatagcaatatcagaggcactccaagtggccagctactgttcaaaggacatttaatagaatgccattttttttaaactttgttttctcaaatacattggttcgctcctgatacgataaataaagtACCCTGCAGCCTCTCCAGTAACATAAACTCTGCACTCTGTTCAGTCACCACACCAGTACAACATGAACTACCTATTCCTGTGAAGATCACTCAGTTGTTCACCTAAATATCTGTTGCAACTGCTGCTCTCAATAATTACATTCTACCTCATAAAAAAGGGACAGTTTATAAATCACTTCTGTTTGGCTAAAAGATATGCAGGTGGGCCTGAATGCTTTATCCATGCATTCTGAAATATGATTTAATTCAATTCTTTTCTCCATGCTGGGTTAAACTAGATGATGAATTTAGTATGTATTTAGAAACGAACCCTGGAAATGGTGGCCAAACAACTGTTTGCCCTTGCATGTGCTCTCTGTATCTCGCATTTATTTGCAC
This genomic interval from Anolis sagrei isolate rAnoSag1 chromosome 2, rAnoSag1.mat, whole genome shotgun sequence contains the following:
- the CREBRF gene encoding CREB3 regulatory factor, with amino-acid sequence MSYMLPVYPEEKLEQNLQGNRTKHLDLDLVDLDLEMPQPSVSGMDPPFGDAFRSHMFSEQTLMSTDLLANSSDPDFMYELDRGMDYQPSSRDNLFSVEDCKDLENLESFTDILDTEPSFPANWEQWDTYSEDLTKYTKLTSCDIWGTKEVDYLGLDDFSSPYQDEEVISKTPTLAQLNSEDSQPVSDPLCYPELLFSVKQTQLTSLPMKKIATRAAAPVCSSKTAQAETPLSEFSQKASKPNPSTQIMVKTNVYSNEKVNIHVECKDYVKKAKVKINPAHQIRSAMNQANSDAAKENTCYCGAVAKKQERKVNDSLQTPTTPVLPFKETQALLLTPPQETPEHIVEDSSISASTSVSDPSQKKEEHNYSLFVTDALGEQAGKAEAEEEEEEEEEEDVDDEDHDEGFGSEHELSENDEEEDDYEDDKDDDISDTFSEPGYENDSVEDLKEMTAISCRKRGKRRYFWEYSEQLTPSQQEKMLRPSEWNRDTLPSNMYQKNGLHHGKYAVKKSRRTDVEDLTPNPKKLLQIGNELRKLNKVISDLTPVSELPLTARPRSRKEKNKLASRACRLKKKAQYEANKVKLWGLNTEYDNLLFVINSIKQEIVNRVQNPKDDRVSNMGQKLDVLIKDTLGPPVSGQTSEFVNQVLEKTAEGDPTGGLVGLRIPTSKV